The Amaranthus tricolor cultivar Red isolate AtriRed21 chromosome 6, ASM2621246v1, whole genome shotgun sequence genome has a segment encoding these proteins:
- the LOC130815910 gene encoding DNA-directed RNA polymerase II subunit RPB2 yields the protein MNGGEYEYENENESHMMMIDDDEDEDEEEITQEDAWAVISAYFEEKGLVRQQLDSFDEFIQNTMQEIVDESADIEIRPESQHNPGHQSDFAETIYKIKFGQIYLSKPMMTESDGETATLFPKAARLRNLTYSAPLYVDVTKRVIRKGHDGEETTESHELPKVFIGKVPIMLRSSYCTLFQNSEKDLTELGECPYDQGGYFIINGSEKVLIAQEKMSTNHVYVFKKRQPNKFAYVAEVRSMAESQNRPPSTMFVRMLSRAGAKGGSSGQYIRCTLPYIKSDIPIIIVFRALGFVADKDILEHICYDFSDTQMMELLRPSLEEAFVIQNQQVALDYIGKRGATVGVTKEKRIKYAREILQKEMLPHVGVGEYCETKKAYYFGYIIHRLLLCALGRRPEDDRDHYGNKRLDLAGPLLGGLFRMLFRKLTRDVRAYVQKCVDQGKDLNLSFAIKAKTITSGLKYSLATGNWGQANAAGTRAGVSQVLNRLTYASTLSHLRRLNSPIGREGKLAKPRQLHNSQWGMMCPAETPEGQACGLVKNLALMVYITVGSAAYPILEFLEEWSTENFEEISPAVIPQATKIFVNGCWVGIHRDPELLVKTLRQLRRRVDVNTEVGVVRDIRLKELRIYTDYGRCSRPLFIVEKQRLLIKKKDIRALQQRETPEDGGWHDLVAKGYIEYIDTEEEETTMISMTINDLVTARVNPEEAYSETYTHCEIHPSLILGVCASIIPFPDHNQSPRNTYQSAMGKQAMGIYVTNYQFRMDTLAYVLYYPQKPLVTTRAMEHLHFRQLPAGINAIVAIACYSGYNQEDSVIMNQSAIDRGFFRSLFFRSYRDEEKKMGTLVKEDFGRPDRSNTMGMRHGSYDKLDDDGLAPPGTRVSGEDVIIGKTTPLAQDEAQGPASRYSRRDHSISLRHSETGIVDQVLLTTNADGLRFVKVRVRSVRIPQIGDKFSSRHGQKGTVGMTYTQEDMPWTVEGITPDIIVNPHAIPSRMTIGQLIECIMGKVAAHVGKEGDATPFTDVTVDNISKALHKCGYQMRGFETMYNGHTGRKLTAMIFLGPTYYQRLKHMVDDKIHSRGRGPVQILTRQPAEGRSRDGGLRFGEMERDCMIAHGAAHFLKERLFDQSDAYRVHVCERCGLIAIANLKKNSFECRSCKNKTDIVQVHIPYACKLLFQELMSMAIAPRMFTKDVNKLSKDQKKKGA from the exons ATGAACGGAGGTGAATATGAGTACGAGAATGAAAACGAGAGTCATATGATGATgatagatgatgatgaagacgaGGACGAAGAAGAGATTACTCAAGAAGATGCTTGGGCTGTTATtagtgcttattttgaagaaaaGGGTTTAGTTAGACAACAACTTGATTCGTTTGATGAGTTTATTCAGAATACGATGCAGGAGATTGTTGATGAATCTGCTGATATTGAGATTCGTCCTGAATCTCAGCATAATCCTGGTCATCAATCTGATTTTGCTGAG ACAATATATAAGATAAAGTTCGGCCAAATCTATTTGAGTAAGCCTATGATGACTGAATCAGATGGTGAGACAGCAACATTATTCCCAAAAGCAGCCAGGCTAAGGAATTTGACATATTCAGCTCCTTTGTATGTTGATGTTACAAAAAGAGTCATAAGAAAAGGACATGATGGGGAAGAAACCACTGAATCGCATGAGCTTCCGAAGGTTTTTATTGGGAAG GTCCCAATCATGCTTCGTTCAAGTTACTGTACACTCTTTCAAAATTCAGAAAAGGATCTTACAGAACTTGGTGAGTGCCCATATGATCAAGGTGGTTACTTCATCATCAATGGAAGTGAAAAGGTTCTGATTGCTCAGGAGAAGATGTCCACTAACCATGTCTATGTATTTAAGAAGAGACAGCCCAATAAGTTTGCCTATGTAGCAGAAGTGCGATCTATGGCAGAGTCCCAAAATAGGCCTCCTAGTACCATGTTTGTACGAATGCTGTCTAGAGCTGGAGCTAAAGGG GGTTCTTCAGGACAATACATACGTTGTACTTTGCCTTACATCAAATCAGATATTCCTATTATTATAGTTTTTCGAGCTCTGGGATTTGTTGCAGACAAAGATATTTTAGAGCATATTTGCTACGATTTCTCTGATACTCAGATGATGGAACTGCTTCGTCCTTCACTCGAAGAGGCATTTGTAATTCAAAATCAGCAAGTTGCACTTGACTACATTGGTAAAAGAGGAGCTACAGTTGGTGTtactaaagaaaaaagaataaagTATGCCCGGGAGATTCTTCAAAAGGAAATGCTTCCGCATGTTGGTGTTGGGGAATATTGTGAGACAAAAAAAGCTTATTATTTTGGATACATTATCCATCGTCTTCTATTGTGTGCACTTGGTAGGAGACCTGAAGACGATAGAGATCACTATGGTAATAAGAGACTGGATCTTGCTGGTCCATTGCTTGGAGGTCTCTTTCGTATGTTATTTCGGAAGTTAACCCGAGATGTCAGAGCCTATGTTCAGAAGTGTGTTGATCAAGGAAAGGATCTAAATCTTAGCTTTGCTATCAAAGCTAAAACAATTACTAGTGGACTCAAGTATTCTTTGGCCACTGGGAACTGGGGGCAAGCTAATGCTGCTGGTACGAGAGCTGGAGTTTCTCAGGTGCTGAATCGTTTAACATATGCCTCTACATTGTCACACTTGCGGAGGTTAAATTCTCCCATCGGACGTGAAGGAAAGTTGGCTAAACCTAGGCAGCTGCATAATTCGCAATGGGGGATGATGTGTCCTGCCGAAACACCTGAAGGACAAGCTTGTGGACTAGTGAAGAATCTTGCACTAATGGTGTATATAACTGTTGGGTCTGCTGCTTATCCGATATTGGAGTTTTTGGAGGAATGGAGTACAGAGAATTTTGAGGAAATTTCGCCCGCTGTTATCCCTCAAGCTACCAAGATTTTTGTTAATGGTTGCTGGGTTGGCATTCATCGTGATCCTGAGTTACTGGTTAAGACATTGCGGCAACTTAGGAGAAGG GTTGACGTAAATACTGAAGTTGGTGTTGTTCGAGATATCCGGCTGAAAGAATTGCGAATATATACTGACTATGGTCGCTGCAGTCGTCCTCTTTTTATAGTTGAGAAACAAAGGCTGCTTATAAAGAAAAAGGATATTCGGGCATTACAACAAAGG GAGACTCCTGAGGATGGTGGCTGGCATGATCTTGTTGCGAAGGGATACATAGAGTATATTGATACAGAAGAAGAGGAGACTACTATGATTTCCATGACCATCAAT gaTCTAGTGACTGCACGGGTCAACCCGGAGGAGGCATACTCTGAGACCTACACTCACTGTGAAATTCACCCGTCTTTGATACTAGGTGTCTGTGCCTCAATTATTCCATTTCCTGATCACAACCAG TCCCCACGTAATACATATCAGTCAGCTATGGGGAAGCAAGCCATGGGTATCTATGTCACAAATTATCAGTTTAGAATG GATACATTGGCATATGTTCTTTACTATCCTCAAAAACCTCTTGTTACAACACGTGCCATGGAGCATTTGCATTTTAGACAGCTTCCTGCTGGCATT AATGCTATTGTTGCCATTGCTTGCTATTCTGGTTATAACCAAGAAGATTCTGTTATTATGAATCAATCTGCAATTGACCGTGGATTCTTCCGATCTCTATTCTTCCGCTCTTACAG agatgaggagaagaagatgGGAACACTTGTCAAAGAGGATTTTGGCCGCCCAGACAGATCTAATACTATG GGTATGCGGCATGGATCTTATGATAAGTTAGATGATGATGGTCTTGCACCTCCT GGTACAAGAGTTTCAGGTGAGGATGTGATTATCGGTAAGACTACACCACTTGCCCAGGATGAAGCACAGGGGCCAGCTTCACGCTATTCACGACGTGATCATAGTATTAGCTTACGTCATAGTGAGACTGGAATTGTGGATCAG GTTTTGCTGACAACCAATGCAGATGGTTTGAGATTTGTAAAAGTGAGGGTGAGATCTGTGCGTATTCCACAGATTGGGGATAAGTTTAGCAGTAGGCATGGTCAAAAGGGAACAGTTGGAATGACGTATACACAGGAGGATATGCCATGGACTGTAGAAGGCATCACTCCTGATATCATTGTGAACCCTCATGCTATCCCTTCACGTATGACAATTGGACAGCTTATTGAGTGTATTATGGGTAAGGTTGCAGCTCATGTTGGGAAGGAAGGAGATGCTACACCATTTACTGATGTCACT GTGGATAATATCAGTAAAGCACTCCACAAATGTGGGTATCAGATGCGTGGTTTTGAGACCATGTATAATGGTCACACGGGGCGGAAACTCACTGCAATGATATTCTTGGGACCTACTTACTACCAACGACTTAAGCATATGGTTGACGATAAGATCCACTCTCGTGGTAGAGGTCCTGTACAAATTTTGACCAGGCAGCCTGCTGAGGGTCGATCTCGTGATGGTGGTCTACGTTTTGGAGAGATGGAGAGAGACTGTATGATTGCCCATGGTGCTGCCCACTTCCTTAAAGAGAGGCTGTTTGACCAAAGTGATGCATATAGGGTTCATGTATGTGAACGTTGCGGGCTGATTGCCATTGCAAATCTCAAAAAGAATTCTTTTGAATGTAGAAGCTGCAAAAATAAAACCGACATTGTCCAG GTGCACATTCCTTACGCCTGCAAGCTGCTCTTCCAAGAGCTTATGTCCATGGCAATTGCACCGCGAATGTTCACTAAAGACGTCAACAAGTTGTCCAAGGATCAGAAGAAAAAGGGTGCATGA
- the LOC130815909 gene encoding callose synthase 11, whose amino-acid sequence MNRRQREFPARGYDHAPSSQPPLTSQSKPFNIIPIHDLLVEHPSRRYPEIRAATSALRQVEDLRKPPFHTWHDNLDLLDWLGLFFGFQEDNVRNQREHIVLHLSNSQMRLIPPPQNAGVLDFELVRKFRKKLLKNYTSWCGYVGKSSRVKIHPFRKNTDEFRRELMYVSLYLLIWGEAANLRFMPECLCFIFHNMAHELNLILDDRVDPETGRPYLPVYSGANAFLDNVVKPIYDTVKDEVGFSKGGSKPHSAWRNYDDLNEYFWSRRCFRSLKWPLELSSGFFVTPGKGRRVGKTGFVEQRSFWNVFRSFDRVWIMLVLMLQGMIIIGLEGTEWPWEALGRKDVQVKLLTVFITWSGLRLIQSILDAGTQYSLVTRETLVLGVRMVLKTLVAMAWIVVFSVFYARIWSQKDRNRGRWSYQGDQKIYMFLKAVFVFVIPELLALVLFVLPWVRNFLEKVNFRLFYLVTWWFHRRTFVGRGLREGLINNVKYTSFWVLVLVSKFAFSYFLQIKPLIAPTRALLNLSIDYKWHEFFSNTNRIAVVLLWLPVIVIYLVDLQIWYSVYSSFVGAYVGLFSHLGEIRNVWQLRLRFQFFASAMQFNLMPEEKLPTVPVIDIVHRLRDALKRLKLRYGLGQHKKIESDNVEATRFALLWNEIIKNMREEDLLSDREVELLELSPNCWEIRVIRWPCALLCNELLLSVSQAVEMANDRDRWIWYKMCKSEYRRCAIMEVYDSVKHLLLHQVVKYGTEEHLIVTRAFLEMEHNMAHEKFATFYKLTLLPQIHRKLVTLVELLLKCEKDTDGVINVLQALYELCVREFPRTKRNLVELRDEGLALQNPNTDAGFLFENAVDVPDEEDVFYYRQLRRLHTLLMSRDSMHNVPTNPEARRRIAFFSNSVFMNMPHAPQVEKMMAFSVLTPYYDEDVIYGTSKVQSPNEDGISILFYLQKIYEDEWNNFMERMKREGLDDEREIWTTKVKELRLWASYRGQTLSRTVRGMMYYYHALKMLAYLDSASEVDIRTGSQQIFSHGSMTLSNNWDGLGPTRVPSSRNLGRAPSGVSILYKGHEFGTAMMKFTYVVTCQVYGIHKMAGDSRAEEILFLMKNNEALRVAYVDEVHRGRDEVEYYSVLVKYDQQQQREVEIYRIKLPGPLKLGEGKPENQNHAIIFTRGDALQTIDMNQDNYFEEALKIRNLLEEFNKNYGLRRPTILGVRENIFTGSVSSLAWFMSAQEMSFVTLGQRVLANPLKVRMHYGHPDVFDRFWFLTRGGISKASRLINLSEDIFAGFNCTLRQGNVTHHEYIEVGKGRDVGLNQIAMFEAKVASGNGEQLLSRDVYRLGHRLDFFRMLSVFYTTVGFYFNTMMVVLSIYTFLWGRLYLALSGVEEHAIKSSSSNAALGAIVNQQFIVQIGIFTALPMIVENTLEHGFLPAVWDFLKMQLQLASLFYTFSMGTKCHYFGRTILHGGAKYRATGRGFVVEHKKFAENYRLFSRSHFVKAIELGVILIIYASHSPLAKNTFVYIAMLIVSWFLVVSWIMVPFVFNPSGFDWLKTVYDFEDFITWIWYGSGVSTKAERSWETWWYEEHDHLQNTGLWGKLLEIILDLRFFFFQYGIVYQLNISANKTSIGVYLISWVFFFALVGICVIIAYARDKYGAKNHIYFRMIQFSVISTVLVIIILLKFTRFEFLDLLTSGLAFIPTGWGIISIAQVLRPFLQTSIAWDTVVAMARLYDLMFGMIVMAPVAFLSWMPGFQSMQTRILFNEGFSRGLQISQLLTAK is encoded by the coding sequence ATGAATCGCCGGCAAAGAGAGTTTCCCGCGCGGGGGTACGATCATGCGCCGTCTTCACAACCACCACTTACATCACAATCAAAACCTTTCAACATAATTCCAATCCATGACCTCTTAGTAGAGCACCCATCAAGAAGGTACCCAGAAATCCGCGCCGCCACGTCAGCATTACGCCAGGTGGAGGATCTTCGTAAGCCGCCTTTTCATACATGGCACGACAACCTCGACCTTCTTGACTGGTTGGGTTTATTCTTCGGTTTTCAAGAAGACAATGTTCGTAACCAACGTGAACATATTGTACTTCATTTGTCTAACTCACAGATGCGGCTAATTCCTCCTCCACAAAACGCCGGCGTTTTGGACTTTGAGCTTGTTCGAAAGTTTCGCAAGAAGCTGTTGAAGAATTACACTTCTTGGTGTGGGTATGTGGGTAAAAGTTCCCGGGTCAAAATCCACCCGTTTAGGAAGAATACGGATGAGTTTCGGAGAGAACTGATGTATGTATCTCTTTACTTGCTTATTTGGGGTGAGGCTGCTAATTTAAGGTTTATGCCTGAATGtctatgttttatttttcataatatgGCTCATGAACTTAATTTAATACTTGATGATCGGGTCGACCCGGAAACAGGTCGACCTTATTTGCCTGTTTATAGTGGTGCAAATGCTTTTTTAGATAATGTTGTTAAGCCAATTTATGATACTGTTAAAGATGAGGTAGGGTTTAGTAAAGGGGGAAGTAAGCCACATTCTGCTTGGCGAAATTATGATGATTTGAATGAGTATTTTTGGAGTAGGAGGTGTTTTAGGTCTTTGAAATGGCCTTTGGAGTTGAGTAGTGGTTTTTTTGTGACGCCTGGTAAGGGAAGGAGGGTGGGGAAGACGGGGTTTGTCGAGCAACGGTCGTTTTGGAATGTGTTTAGGAGTTTCGATAGGGTTTGGATTATGTTGGTTTTGATGCTGCAAGGGATGATTATTATTGGGTTGGAAGGGACGGAGTGGCCGTGGGAGGCGTTGGGGAGGAAGGATGTTCAGGTGAAGTTGTTGACGGTTTTTATTACATGGTCGGGGCTTAGGTTGATTCAATCAATACTTGATGCGGGGACACAATATAGTTTGGTGACCCGTGAGACGTTGGTGCTTGGTGTGAGGATGGTTTTGAAAACTTTGGTTGCTATGGCGTGGATTGTTGTGTTCTCGGTGTTTTATGCTAGGATTTGGAGTCAGAAGGATAGGAATCGTGGAAGGTGGTCGTATCAGGGTGATCAGAAGATATACATGTTTCTTAAGGCAGTGTTTGTATTTGTTATTCCGGAGCTGTTGGCATTGGTGCTTTTTGTACTTCCTTGGGTTCGGAACTTTTTAGAGAAAGTCAACTTCCGCTTGTTTTACTTAGTGACTTGGTGGTTTCATAGGCGGACATTTGTTGGCCGTGGTTTGAGGGAAGGGCTGATCAACAACGTCAAGTATACTTCATTTTGGGTTCTGGTGTTGGTTTCAAAGTTTGCTTTTAGCTACTTTCTGCAGATTAAGCCCCTGATAGCCCCCACCAGAGCTCTTTTGAACTTGAGTATAGACTATAAATGGCACGAGTTTTTCAGTAACACAAACAGAATAGCGGTTGTTTTGCTTTGGCTTCCTGTTATTGTTATATATCTAGTGGACTTACAGATATGGTATTCTGTTTACTCCTCGTTCGTTGGTGCCTATGTTGGATTGTTTTCACATTTGGGTGAGATACGGAATGTTTGGCAGCTCAGGCTTAGGTTTCAGTTCTTTGCTAGTGCGATGCAGTTTAATCTCATGCCGGAGGAGAAGCTGCCTACGGTTCCTGTGATTGACATTGTGCACAGGCTTAGGGATGCTTTAAAAAGGCTGAAGCTGCGTTATGGCCTCGGACAGCACAAGAAGATAGAATCGGACAATGTTGAGGCTACCCGTTTTGCCTTGTTGTGGAACgagattattaaaaatatgagGGAAGAAGATCTTCTTAGTGACCGAGAAGTGGAACTGTTGGAGCTCTCCCCCAATTGTTGGGAAATAAGGGTTATTCGCTGGCCATGTGCTCTGCTATGCAATGAGCTTCTTCTCTCCGTAAGCCAGGCAGTAGAGATGGCAAATGATCGTGACAGGTGGATTTGGTATAAGATGTGCAAGAGCGAATATAGGCGGTGTGCAATCATGGAGGTCTATGACAGCGTCAAGCATTTGCTGCTTCATCAGGTAGTCAAATATGGTACCGAAGAGCACTTGATCGTGACTAGAGCTTTCTTAGAGATGGAACACAATATGGCGCATGAGAAGTTTGCCACATTTTATAAGTTGACTTTGCTGCCCCAGATCCACCGCAAATTGGTAACTCTTGTAGAGCTTCTGCTAAAGTGTGAGAAGGACACAGATGGGGTAATTAATGTCTTACAGGCTTTATACGAGCTATGTGTTCGTGAATTCCCTAGAACTAAGAGGAATTTGGTGGAGTTGAGGGACGAAggtttggcacttcaaaatccAAACACAGATGCAGGATTTCTTTTCGAGAATGCTGTCGACGTTCCTGATGAGGAGGATGTGTTTTATTACAGGCAGCTTCGTCGTCTGCATACGCTATTGATGTCCAGGGATTCTATGCACAATGTACCAACAAATCCGGAGGCTCGGAGACGTATTGCTTTTTTCAGCAACTCTGTTTTCATGAACATGCCTCATGCTCCTCAGGTTGAAAAGATGATGGCTTTCAGTGTACTGACTCCTTACTACGACGAAGATGTAATTTATGGGACTAGCAAAGTCCAAAGTCCAAATGAGGATGGCATCTCCATCTTGTTCTATCTACAGAAGATTTATGAGGATGAATGGAATAACTTCATGGAGAGAATGAAGAGGGAAGGCTTGGATGATGAGAGAGAAATTTGGACGACAAAGGTCAAGGAACTTCGACTTTGGGCATCATATCGGGGCCAGACTCTCTCGCGCACTGTGAGAGGAATGATGTATTATTATCACGCCCTTAAGATGCTTGCCTATCTGGATTCTGCATCTGAAGTGGACATTCGGACCGGTAGTCAGCAAATATTCTCGCATGGTTCAATGACTTTGAGTAACAATTGGGATGGCTTAGGGCCTACCCGAGTTCCATCCTCACGCAATTTGGGAAGAGCACCGAGTGGTGTGAGTATTTTATACAAAGGCCACGAGTTTGGGACTGCTATGATGAAGTTCACTTACGTGGTGACCTGTCAGGTTTACGGAATCCACAAGATGGCGGGGGACTCACGAGCAGAGGAgattttgtttttgatgaaaaataaCGAAGCTCTTCGAGTTGCTTATGTTGATGAGGTGCACCGTGGGAGGGATGAGGTGGAGTACTATTCAGTTCTTGTCAAGTATGATCAACAGCAGCAGAGAGAAGTAGAGATATACAGAATCAAGCTGCCTGGTCCGTTAAAGCTGGGAGAAGGAAAACCTGAGAATCAGAATCATGCCATTATCTTTACTCGAGGTGATGCTCTTCAGACGATTGACATGAATCAAGACAATTACTTTGAAGAAGCTCTCAAAATACGGAACCTTTTGGAggaatttaacaaaaattatgGGCTCAGAAGGCCAACCATTTTGGGAGTTCGAGAAAACATCTTCACTGGCTCTGTCTCCTCCCTTGCTTGGTTCATGTCTGCCCAGGAGATGAGTTTTGTCACTCTTGGTCAACGTGTTCTGGCAAATCCTCTCAAAGTGCGAATGCACTATGGCCACCCAGATGTATTCGATAGGTTTTGGTTTCTTACTCGTGGTGGAATAAGCAAGGCTTCTAGATTGATCAACTTGAGTGAGGATATCTTTGCTGGTTTCAACTGCACGCTCCGACAGGGCAATGTAACACATCATGAATACATTGAAGTTGGTAAAGGAAGGGATGTAGGGTTGAATCAGATTGCTATGTTTGAAGCAAAAGTTGCTAGTGGGAATGGTGAACAACTTCTTAGCAGAGATGTATATCGGTTGGGCCATCGGCTAGACTTCTTTCGGATGCTATCAGTCTTCTATACCACTGTGGGTTTCTATTTCAATACGATGATGGTGGTGCTGTCTATCTATACTTTTTTGTGGGGCCGCCTGTATCTTGCACTTAGTGGTGTCGAAGAGCATGCAATAAAAAGTAGCAGCAGTAATGCAGCCTTAGGTGCTATTGTGAACCAGCAGTTCATCGTCCAAATCGGCATCTTCACTGCTCTCCCGATGATTGTGGAGAACACTCTGGAGCATGGTTTTCTTCCGGCAGTCTGGGACTTCTTAAAAATGCAGCTGCAGTTAGCGTCATTGTTTTACACCTTCTCAATGGGAACTAAATGCCACTATTTTGGTCGAACAATTCTTCATGGAGGTGCTAAATATCGAGCTACTGGACGTGGGTTTGTTGTCGAGCATAAGAAATTTGCGGAGAACTACAGGCTTTTTTCTCGTAGCCATTTTGTAAAGGCAATTGAACTCGGGGTGATCTTGATTATTTATGCTTCTCACAGCCCTCTGGCAAAAAATACATTTGTATACATAGCCATGTTGATCGTTAGCTGGTTCCTTGTAGTTTCATGGATTATGGTTCCATTTGTTTTCAACCCATCTGGCTTCGACTGGTTGAAGACTGTTTATGACTTTGAGGATTTTATAACCTGGATATGGTATGGTAGTGGAGTGTCCACTAAGGCAGAGCGGAGCTGGGAAACCTGGTGGTATGAAGAGCATGATCATCTCCAAAACACCGGCTTGTGGGGAAAGTTATTGGAGATCATATTAGATCTACGCTTCTTCTTTTTCCAGTATGGTATTGTGTATCAACTGAACATTTCAGCTAACAAGACCAGTATTGGTGTGTATCTGATCTCTTGGGTCTTTTTCTTTGCACTTGTTGGGATATGTGTAATCATAGCATATGCGAGGGACAAGTACGGTGCTAAAAATCACATCTACTTCAGGATGATTCAGTTTTCTGTCATATCTACTGTGCTGGTGATTATCATTTTATTGAAATTCACCCGGTTTGAATTTCTCGATCTCCTTACTAGTGGATTGGCATTCATCCCTACTGGTTGGGGAATCATTTCGATAGCCCAGGTGCTCCGTCCCTTTTTGCAAACATCAATCGCATGGGACACTGTGGTTGCCATGGCTCGACTCTATGATTTGATGTTTGGCATGATAGTTATGGCCCCAGTTGCTTTCTTGTCATGGATGCCTGGATTCCAATCAATGCAAACCAGGATCCTTTTCAATGAAGGTTTCAGCAGGGGTCTCCAAATTTCTCAACTTCTTACTGCCAAATGA
- the LOC130815908 gene encoding uncharacterized protein LOC130815908, translating to MSAMKGSAKKKASEADTLHSEKRKRDFHDEDIFDNELSSEIKGLVSALQQIKEKAEKDGQKKKEETISSVAAEIKSMFEELKVKIEKDRQTFAKALSKSSKECENTLKEEADKFRAIFDKFDKEKATYLQTLKETISKYEEEKERLFIRYEQLRKKERSMVQEKEKACSDKIAQLEESLKKKKQGDRTFSFLRKTLGSMFETISDGEFQADD from the exons ATGTCCGCGATGAAAGGAAGCGCGAAAAAGAAAGCGTCAGAAGCTGATACTCTTCACTCCGAGAAGCGAAAGCGAGATTTTCACGATGAAGATATTTTCGACAACGAACTTTCTAG TGAGATTAAAGGACTTGTGTCAGCGTTGCAGCAGATCAAGGAAAAAGCTGAAAAGGATGGTCAGAAGAAGAAGGAAGAGACAATTTCTAG TGTAGCTGCAGAGATCAAGTCAATGTTTGAAGAGTTGAAGGTGAAGATTGAAAAGGACCG aCAAACTTTTGCCAAAGCATTGTCAAAGAGCTCAAAAGAG TGTGAAAATACACTGAAGGAGGAGGCTGACAAGTTCCGAGCAATATTTGACAAATTTGACAAAGAGAAAGCAACATATCTGCAGACACTCAAGG AGACCATTTCCAAGTATGAAGAGGAGAAGGAAAGGCTCTTCATTCGATATGAACAACTAA GGAAGAAAGAGAGAAGCATGGTGcaagaaaaggaaaaggcaTGCTCAGACAAAATTGCTCAGTTGGAGGAAtccttgaagaagaagaaacag GGTGACAGAACTTTCAGCTTTCTTAGGAAGACTCTGGGATCCATGTTCGAAACTATCTCAGACGGCGAATTTCAAGCAGATGATTAA